TGGCTTGCATCCTCTTTGCGCTGTTTTGCCTGCTTCCGCCAAGCCAGATTTTGATTCCGCCGGAGACAAGCCATGGTAGTGTGTAGCTTGTGATTACTGCGCCGCCCTTTTGGAAGATTTCCTTTAGCTTTTCATCTACCTTTTTGTCAAATTCGTAATTGTCTTTTCTCTGTGAGAGAAACTTCATTCCCTCGTCTGTATCCCACCAGTCATCATCTTTAGTCTGGAATCCTTTTTCTTGTGCCATTTCCTTGAGGACGTCACCGCCGCTAAGATTATTCATTCCAAATTCGTGTGCTAATCCCTTTGCTACCGTAGTCTTGCCGATGGCAGGTGGTCCTGAGATAATAATTGATTTTTGCAAAGCTAGGTAAGATCCATTGAGGTCTTGGTGATCTTCATTATTATTCCGCTAAACGCAATTGAACCAAGAAAATACCAAGCCCAGAAGTAAACATCATTTTCATTATGACAGATTTTTCCATCGATTTTATCTGCTGTACACGTCAGCGAAAAAAAGTCACCTGGAATGACATTCAAAGAGACAGGAGATAGCGCTACAGTATATGCGAACAGTGGCGGCAGGACAAAATAAAAGATCAGAATCAACGGTACAAATGTAATCATCATTGGGCGCATGTTCATCTGCATCATTTCCTGGTTTAGTCGATTCATATAGGATGACTTTTTGTTAAGCTCTGCTTGCTTTTCGGCATTCTTTGATCTAAAGGCAGACATTCTCTCTTTTTGCCAGGCTCGAGTCTCTTTCATTATTCGCTGGAGTTTTTCTTGGTCGACTAGCTTGCGTCGTACTACCGCGTTGAATAGATTCAACAGAATCGAGAATCCCAGAATTCCAAACATGGATGGAATAACTCCTTTGACTAGAGGGTCTGCGCTGCCAAGTGGTCCTTGGGTCATCCCGAAGAGATCACCTTGCAAAAAGATTGATTCCAGAAATTGCAAAACTATGAATTCCATTTTAGAGACCTATTGCGTTTATTACCTCAAGAGCTGCTTCTTCAACCTTTCCTTCGGTGTTTAAGACTGATTTCATTGGTGAGCCGGTAAGAACTACACAGCTGGACAGCATTGCCTCCTGGACTGCGAGTTCCTTTTTGATATTATCTATAGATATAATATCTCGGTGTCTTGTGTTGTCCTTCATTCTTCGGTTATAGATCTCCTCTGGCCTTGCAGATACTGAGATGAAATTTGCCGGCCTTAGCAGTTCCAAGACTGGGTATGGCAATCCTGGGTAAAATCCCTCCTTTGTGGAGATGAATGCATGTGTGTCTATTATTACAAGATCATCAGAGAATCCTGTAATTTTCTTTGCGGCCATTGCCTGAAGTTGTTTTTGCTCGTCTACTGCTAGCTTTCGTAGCTCATCTCGGTTTTCGATTCCAAGTTTTTTTGCTTCTTCGAACATTACCGTGCCAAAGCTGTGAACGCTGACGCTTTTATTTTTGCTCTTTAGGATTTCGACTATTTTTGATACCAGAGTTGTTTTGCCTGCGCCGGCAATACCTACAATTATTACTTTTTTACTTTCGGCCAAGCAAAGCACCCAGACGAGGCATGACGACTTCGACTTGTTCTCTGACTAGCTGTTGATAGTAGTTGATCAGAATATCGACCATTAGTAGGATCCCAATACCTGTTCCAAATACTCCAAGCACGTCTGATGCGCCTGCCAGTGCTCCCAATATTGCAGAGCCAATAATTGTAACCGATGGGATGTATTTGGCAAGAAGTGATTCTACAGGTTGATTTGATCTTCTAAATCCTGGAACTTGGACATCTGCATCCAATAGGTTCTTTGCTGCGCTCTTGGGAGATAATCCTCCAAGCTCAACCCATAGTCTTCCAAA
The genomic region above belongs to Nitrososphaerota archaeon and contains:
- a CDS encoding cytidylate kinase; translation: MQKSIIISGPPAIGKTTVAKGLAHEFGMNNLSGGDVLKEMAQEKGFQTKDDDWWDTDEGMKFLSQRKDNYEFDKKVDEKLKEIFQKGGAVITSYTLPWLVSGGIKIWLGGSRQNSAKRMQARDNMELSSALDIVKKRYDENKALYKKLYGFDFGEDLSVFDIIINTDGLDAEAVLDTAIQKVRDFS
- a CDS encoding DUF106 domain-containing protein, coding for MEFIVLQFLESIFLQGDLFGMTQGPLGSADPLVKGVIPSMFGILGFSILLNLFNAVVRRKLVDQEKLQRIMKETRAWQKERMSAFRSKNAEKQAELNKKSSYMNRLNQEMMQMNMRPMMITFVPLILIFYFVLPPLFAYTVALSPVSLNVIPGDFFSLTCTADKIDGKICHNENDVYFWAWYFLGSIAFSGIIMKITKTSMDLT
- a CDS encoding adenylate kinase, which produces MAESKKVIIVGIAGAGKTTLVSKIVEILKSKNKSVSVHSFGTVMFEEAKKLGIENRDELRKLAVDEQKQLQAMAAKKITGFSDDLVIIDTHAFISTKEGFYPGLPYPVLELLRPANFISVSARPEEIYNRRMKDNTRHRDIISIDNIKKELAVQEAMLSSCVVLTGSPMKSVLNTEGKVEEAALEVINAIGL